The proteins below are encoded in one region of Limnochorda pilosa:
- a CDS encoding GmrSD restriction endonuclease domain-containing protein, with protein sequence MSDPEIQAAIDLDLLSENDDLEAVDEGDLNASFSGKVVLDKADRSLSELHRWYNSGRIILDPEWQRNYVWDRGRASKLIESFLLDIPVPVIYLAKNEENKYEVIDGLQRLTAVFEFFANKYKLQRLDMRSDIIGKTFRDLPERDQRKLEDAILRSFELSSDQGDMHFIVFERLNTGGVKLNDMEIRNCLYRGSVNSLIKELANHSDLRRCLNQKGVEKRMQDRALVLRFLAFYERTHHKCQHGLKRFLNEFLDTYRNASDEKIEEYRSIFDKCMKACVTVFGDTAFRLKNEMTKTGSTSAGEWASRPNAAIFQVVATSFANYDLGRITRGADAIYEEYLDLILTDDKWVDRVRRATGETTRLKYAFDTWQQRLESVLATVEPNDGRRAFTRQLKKELFDADPTCKLCGQRIALVDDAVLDHDTQYWRGGKTVPENAQLVHRLCNLKKG encoded by the coding sequence ATGAGCGACCCAGAGATCCAAGCCGCCATTGACCTCGACCTTCTCTCGGAGAACGACGATCTAGAGGCTGTTGACGAGGGTGACTTGAATGCGTCGTTTAGCGGCAAGGTGGTTCTCGACAAGGCGGACCGCAGCTTGTCAGAGTTGCATCGCTGGTACAACAGTGGTCGCATCATCCTCGATCCTGAATGGCAGCGGAACTACGTCTGGGACCGCGGACGGGCTTCGAAGCTCATCGAGTCGTTCCTCCTAGACATCCCAGTTCCGGTTATCTACTTGGCGAAGAACGAAGAGAACAAGTACGAGGTCATTGACGGGCTCCAGAGACTGACCGCAGTGTTCGAGTTCTTCGCCAACAAGTACAAGCTGCAACGTCTGGACATGCGATCTGATATCATCGGCAAGACTTTTCGGGACCTGCCGGAGCGGGACCAGCGCAAACTTGAAGACGCTATTCTCCGATCATTCGAGTTGTCGAGTGATCAGGGGGACATGCATTTCATCGTCTTCGAGCGCCTCAACACTGGTGGTGTCAAGCTGAACGACATGGAGATCCGCAATTGCCTCTATCGCGGATCCGTTAACTCGCTGATCAAGGAGCTCGCCAACCATTCGGATCTCCGCCGCTGTCTCAACCAAAAGGGGGTGGAGAAGCGGATGCAGGATCGCGCTCTCGTCCTTCGCTTCCTTGCCTTCTATGAACGGACGCATCATAAGTGCCAGCATGGCCTGAAGAGGTTTCTCAACGAATTTCTTGATACGTATAGAAACGCTTCCGACGAGAAGATCGAGGAATACCGGAGTATATTCGATAAGTGCATGAAGGCCTGTGTAACCGTGTTTGGTGATACCGCCTTCCGCTTGAAGAATGAGATGACGAAGACCGGTTCAACTAGTGCAGGTGAATGGGCGAGTCGACCCAATGCCGCCATCTTCCAGGTGGTTGCTACCTCGTTTGCAAACTACGATCTTGGGAGAATCACGCGAGGTGCTGATGCGATCTACGAAGAATACCTTGACTTGATACTCACGGACGACAAGTGGGTGGATCGCGTGCGGCGGGCGACAGGAGAGACGACAAGACTCAAATACGCGTTTGACACGTGGCAACAGCGACTCGAGAGTGTGCTCGCCACGGTAGAGCCGAACGACGGTAGACGAGCATTTACAAGGCAACTCAAGAAGGAACTCTTCGATGCGGACCCGACGTGCAAACTGTGCGGTCAGAGAATCGCCCTTGTGGATGATGCGGTTTTGGACCACGACACGCAATACTGGCGCGGGGGCAAGACGGTCCCGGAGAACGCACAACTCGTTCATCGCCTGTGTAACTTGAAGAAGGGCTGA
- the pabB gene encoding aminodeoxychorismate synthase component I, whose protein sequence is MRGLGCEKYVRRIRASKQGVSPIHSFLEPVRLPRRLQPAEILLAFPPEPGRILFEAGEGAVPGIAWGDVSPRPASSVRPPARPGAGWSFAAAWPSSILQGSDGWFTLTTPGGTRVEARDPFDLLDRTVGDLWRGAAAGRMNGDEGPPFVGGWAGYLGYDLNRYVEKLPHRARPELPVPEIHLAFYETVAALNHRDGTLWLAGILPAGREALVRERARILARSLEEVARRPPAKAPPPAPAGPLVSSFSGPGYLAAIEQALENIRAGEIYQVNLAQRFACRLDPCWGREPGWRVYLRLRERNPAPFACYVQAAGFEIASASPERFLAVYPESGGGWRVQTPPIKGTRPRGKTAQEDRERAADLLRSEKDRAELTMIVDLLRNDLGRVARMGSVVVPELRRLESYPTVHHTVATVEARLRGDATPGSLLRAAFPGGSVTGAPKIRAMEIIDALEPVRRHVYCGCLGFISVNGFLEFNIAIRTLTVASSRALFHAGGGIVADSDPEAEYEETLVKAGALAAALGVPDLGGGSCTSG, encoded by the coding sequence GTGCGCGGCCTCGGATGCGAAAAGTATGTCAGGCGTATCCGAGCCTCAAAGCAGGGGGTATCCCCCATCCATTCGTTCCTGGAGCCGGTCAGACTCCCTCGACGCCTGCAACCCGCCGAGATCCTCCTCGCCTTTCCGCCGGAACCCGGGCGGATCCTGTTCGAGGCCGGGGAGGGGGCCGTACCGGGGATTGCCTGGGGCGACGTGTCGCCACGCCCCGCGTCCTCAGTGAGGCCACCTGCCCGGCCCGGAGCGGGCTGGTCGTTCGCGGCAGCCTGGCCCAGCTCGATCCTTCAGGGAAGCGACGGTTGGTTCACCCTTACCACGCCCGGCGGCACTCGTGTGGAAGCGCGGGATCCGTTCGATCTCCTCGATCGAACCGTGGGCGACCTGTGGCGGGGCGCGGCCGCCGGCAGGATGAACGGGGACGAGGGCCCGCCCTTCGTGGGCGGCTGGGCGGGTTACCTCGGATACGATCTGAACCGTTACGTCGAGAAGCTGCCCCACCGGGCCCGGCCCGAGCTCCCGGTTCCCGAGATCCACCTCGCCTTCTACGAGACGGTGGCAGCGCTGAACCATCGCGACGGCACGCTCTGGCTGGCCGGCATCCTTCCCGCTGGCCGCGAGGCGCTCGTCCGGGAGCGGGCCCGCATCCTGGCGCGGTCGCTGGAAGAGGTGGCCCGCCGGCCGCCCGCGAAGGCGCCGCCCCCGGCGCCGGCGGGTCCGCTGGTCTCCAGCTTCTCTGGCCCCGGATACCTGGCCGCGATCGAGCAGGCACTCGAGAACATCAGGGCGGGCGAGATCTACCAGGTCAACCTGGCCCAGCGCTTTGCGTGCCGCCTTGACCCGTGCTGGGGGCGTGAACCCGGCTGGCGGGTCTACCTGCGGCTCCGGGAGCGCAATCCCGCTCCCTTTGCTTGTTACGTGCAGGCGGCGGGCTTCGAGATCGCCAGCGCGTCCCCCGAGCGCTTCCTTGCTGTCTATCCGGAAAGTGGCGGGGGCTGGCGGGTGCAGACGCCCCCCATCAAGGGCACCCGTCCGAGGGGCAAGACGGCGCAGGAGGACCGCGAACGGGCGGCGGACCTCCTCCGGAGCGAGAAGGATCGGGCCGAGCTCACCATGATCGTCGACCTCCTCCGGAACGATCTCGGCCGGGTGGCTCGCATGGGGAGCGTGGTCGTGCCCGAGCTCCGGCGACTGGAGTCGTACCCGACGGTCCACCACACCGTGGCCACCGTTGAGGCCCGGCTGCGAGGGGATGCCACACCCGGCAGCCTCCTCCGTGCCGCCTTCCCCGGGGGCTCGGTGACGGGCGCCCCCAAGATCCGGGCCATGGAGATCATCGACGCCCTGGAGCCGGTCCGCCGCCACGTCTACTGCGGCTGTCTGGGCTTCATCTCCGTCAACGGGTTCCTCGAGTTCAACATCGCCATCCGCACCCTGACCGTAGCCTCTAGCCGCGCCCTCTTTCACGCGGGCGGCGGGATCGTGGCCGATTCCGATCCTGAGGCGGAGTACGAAGAGACGCTGGTCAAAGCCGGGGCGCTCGCCGCCGCCCTCGGCGTGCCGGATCTCGGAGGTGGATCATGTACGTCTGGATGA
- a CDS encoding TIR domain-containing protein has translation MSDFVDELEEIVQDLHRYIQRASRPDVSEPLSALEEAAHEVGKAWSGSWIGYQSRIYYKDLTPPPPGNHFSSEWGFISARMGTRGDWEEWNPDKVKERIHNRAGNPDLVPIEAIAAHGRELAEDSRDKIISILEVRNSHRQDPFLSRLLEDARNAHVVTTGELIDHLKPGQYMSRDTLAMTQGLVTPPHIEVVVRVAALRSSAEICSKLLKIAQRAVSHLERLARQDVREQRVGTNVFIGHGRSAIWRDLKDFIQDRLHLPWDEFNRIPVAGITNIARLSEMLDAAAFAFILMTAEDEQSDGTVRARMNVIHEAGLFQGQLGFTKAIILLEEGCEEFSNIHGLGQIRFPSGNISATFEEIRQVLEREGILES, from the coding sequence ATGAGTGACTTCGTCGATGAACTCGAAGAGATTGTTCAGGATCTGCATCGATACATACAGCGCGCTAGCCGACCTGACGTGAGTGAACCCCTTTCCGCGCTCGAAGAAGCTGCCCACGAGGTTGGAAAGGCATGGAGCGGATCGTGGATTGGATACCAGTCGAGAATCTACTACAAGGATCTTACTCCACCGCCGCCGGGCAATCACTTTAGCAGCGAATGGGGCTTCATCAGTGCAAGAATGGGGACTCGAGGCGACTGGGAAGAGTGGAATCCGGACAAAGTGAAAGAGCGAATCCACAACCGGGCAGGCAACCCCGACCTAGTGCCCATTGAAGCAATTGCCGCTCATGGGAGGGAACTAGCCGAAGACAGCAGGGATAAGATCATCTCGATTCTCGAAGTGCGTAACAGTCATCGCCAAGATCCCTTTTTGAGTCGGCTTCTTGAGGATGCACGAAACGCACACGTAGTAACCACAGGAGAGTTGATTGACCACCTGAAGCCTGGGCAATATATGAGTAGGGATACCCTCGCTATGACGCAAGGACTAGTGACACCTCCTCACATTGAAGTTGTAGTGCGGGTGGCCGCGTTACGGAGCTCGGCTGAGATTTGCAGCAAGCTGCTTAAGATAGCGCAAAGAGCCGTCTCCCATCTGGAACGACTAGCACGCCAGGACGTGCGTGAACAACGTGTCGGCACGAACGTCTTTATCGGTCATGGTCGATCAGCCATTTGGCGAGATCTCAAGGACTTCATCCAGGATCGTCTTCATTTACCGTGGGACGAGTTCAATCGGATACCGGTTGCTGGTATCACCAACATCGCCAGGCTCTCGGAGATGCTGGATGCTGCGGCATTCGCGTTTATCCTGATGACGGCCGAGGACGAGCAGTCAGACGGGACGGTGCGGGCGAGGATGAACGTAATTCATGAAGCGGGTCTCTTTCAAGGTCAGCTTGGGTTTACGAAGGCGATTATCCTGCTAGAAGAGGGTTGCGAGGAGTTTTCCAATATCCACGGGTTGGGACAGATTCGGTTCCCGAGCGGTAATATCAGTGCAACGTTTGAAGAGATCCGTCAAGTGTTAGAGCGCGAGGGTATTCTGGAGTCGTGA
- a CDS encoding SCO family protein, translated as MRSNRWLLELAAVLAVAAGAVVWAYASRTPVSYHGRVMDPVRAAPDFALTDQQGRPFRLSSQRGSAILLFFGYTSCPDVCPTTLSTFRQVRQALGSDAEQVRFVFVTVDPERDTPERLREYLAFFDPSVVGLWGELDALETVREAYGVYAAKSLDPQAPDGYWMNHTATAFLVDASGNLRLSYSFGTPAEDIAADVRQVLR; from the coding sequence GTGCGTTCCAACCGCTGGCTGCTCGAGCTGGCGGCCGTCCTCGCGGTTGCGGCGGGCGCGGTCGTCTGGGCGTACGCTTCACGGACCCCGGTGAGCTATCACGGCCGGGTGATGGACCCCGTCCGCGCGGCGCCGGACTTCGCGCTGACGGACCAGCAGGGGCGTCCCTTCCGCCTGAGTAGCCAGCGGGGTTCCGCCATCCTGCTCTTCTTCGGGTACACGTCGTGCCCCGACGTCTGCCCCACCACGCTCAGCACCTTCCGGCAGGTGAGGCAGGCGCTGGGGTCGGACGCGGAACAGGTCCGGTTCGTCTTCGTCACGGTCGATCCCGAGCGGGACACACCCGAGCGGCTGCGGGAGTACCTGGCCTTCTTCGATCCGTCTGTCGTGGGGCTCTGGGGAGAGCTCGATGCCCTGGAGACCGTACGCGAGGCCTACGGCGTGTACGCGGCCAAGAGTCTTGACCCGCAGGCCCCCGATGGATACTGGATGAATCACACGGCGACCGCGTTCCTGGTGGACGCCAGCGGCAACCTCCGCCTGAGCTACTCGTTCGGGACGCCGGCAGAGGACATCGCGGCGGACGTGCGACAGGTCCTTCGCTAG
- a CDS encoding IS256 family transposase: MKRIPPSRQLGQQIQELLEHGLPEGDGGSLLGEIARLGMRRLIQEALEEEVGRFLGREHYQRRAAGEPLRGHRNGYRTKGFATAEGEIPVAVPQVRETQEPFVSQLLGMLAGRTDELERLTAEMYARGLSTRDIEEAFTGEDGGRLLTRTEVSRITEALWEEYETFRSRSLAELDVVYLFLDAVFEPLRRTGTTREGILCAWGITVEGRRVLLHLALGNKESYENWLEFLRDMVGRGLGTPLTVTTDGAPGLIQAVEAMWPKSLRVRCWAHKARNVLDKVPEEMRAEVKAYLAAVREAPTPADGKEAARRFVERFERDYPSAVRSFTDDLEASLNHLKVPLAHRKYVRTTNLIERSFEEERRRTKVLPRFWTEHSALKLVFATLQRATKRWQRVRITELERKQIAALRRELGLDPDPGPGRKSEESVEKTTHAA; the protein is encoded by the coding sequence ATGAAGAGGATACCACCGTCTCGTCAGCTTGGCCAGCAGATCCAGGAGCTTCTGGAGCACGGGTTGCCCGAAGGGGACGGCGGTTCGCTCCTGGGCGAGATCGCTCGGCTCGGCATGAGGAGGCTGATCCAGGAGGCGCTGGAAGAGGAGGTCGGCCGGTTTCTCGGGCGAGAGCACTACCAGCGCCGAGCTGCCGGGGAGCCGCTCCGGGGGCACCGGAACGGGTATCGCACCAAGGGCTTCGCGACGGCGGAGGGTGAGATTCCGGTGGCCGTGCCGCAGGTGAGAGAGACGCAGGAGCCCTTTGTCTCGCAGCTGCTGGGGATGCTGGCAGGGCGAACCGACGAGCTGGAGCGGCTGACGGCCGAGATGTACGCCCGGGGGCTCTCCACCCGAGACATCGAGGAGGCCTTCACCGGTGAGGACGGCGGACGCCTGCTCACCCGGACGGAGGTGAGCAGGATCACCGAGGCGCTCTGGGAGGAGTACGAGACCTTCCGAAGTCGCAGCTTGGCGGAGCTCGATGTGGTCTACCTCTTCCTGGACGCGGTCTTCGAGCCGCTCAGGCGAACGGGGACCACCCGGGAAGGCATCCTCTGCGCCTGGGGGATCACCGTGGAGGGCCGGCGGGTGTTGCTCCACCTGGCGTTGGGCAACAAGGAGAGCTACGAGAACTGGCTCGAGTTCCTCCGAGACATGGTGGGCCGGGGGCTCGGCACGCCACTCACAGTGACGACCGACGGGGCGCCCGGGCTCATCCAGGCCGTGGAAGCCATGTGGCCCAAGAGCCTCCGGGTGCGCTGCTGGGCGCACAAAGCTCGCAACGTCCTCGACAAGGTCCCGGAGGAGATGCGTGCCGAGGTGAAGGCCTACCTGGCTGCGGTACGGGAGGCTCCCACGCCTGCCGACGGCAAGGAAGCGGCCCGCCGCTTCGTGGAGCGGTTCGAGCGGGACTATCCTTCGGCGGTGCGGAGCTTCACCGACGATCTGGAGGCGAGCCTCAACCACCTCAAGGTCCCCCTGGCGCACCGGAAGTACGTGCGAACGACGAACCTGATCGAGCGGAGCTTCGAGGAGGAGCGACGACGCACGAAGGTGCTCCCCCGGTTCTGGACCGAGCACAGCGCCCTCAAGCTGGTCTTCGCAACGCTGCAGAGGGCCACGAAGCGCTGGCAGCGGGTGCGGATCACCGAGCTCGAGCGCAAGCAGATCGCAGCTCTTCGCCGAGAGCTCGGCCTGGATCCCGATCCGGGGCCTGGGCGAAAGAGCGAGGAATCCGTTGAGAAAACGACGCACGCTGCGTGA
- a CDS encoding IS110 family RNA-guided transposase, with amino-acid sequence MNHTTKFVGLDVSKESIAVAVADGTQAPPRYLGGIPNTPEAVRKLIKWLSKPEELLACYEAGPTGYGLYRQLSQLGVPCVVVAPSLTPVRPGDHVKTDRRDALRLAQLLRAGELTPVWVPGKEDEALRDLVRARESAKRDLRRARQEISSFLLRHGIEAPKGTRRWSKTFLRWLDTVSFAQRATQVAFQEYLRAAHEAAGRVERLEAEIHAVATESDRAPVIQALQALKGVREITAVTVVAEVGEFSWFGSPAQLMAYSGTVPRESSSGARVHRTGITKTGNAHLRFVLGEAAWAYRYKPAVKAPLRARQRGLDPETTAIALKAQERLHRKYWRLISRGKPSGVAATAVARELLGFMWAIACPVEAQRQKVAA; translated from the coding sequence ATGAATCATACCACGAAGTTCGTCGGGTTGGACGTGTCGAAGGAGAGCATCGCTGTGGCAGTGGCGGACGGGACTCAGGCACCGCCCCGTTACCTGGGCGGGATACCGAACACGCCGGAGGCCGTGCGAAAGCTCATCAAGTGGCTGAGCAAGCCGGAGGAGCTCCTGGCGTGCTACGAAGCGGGTCCGACAGGCTATGGGCTGTACCGTCAGCTGAGCCAGCTGGGTGTACCGTGCGTGGTCGTGGCGCCGTCGCTGACGCCTGTTCGTCCTGGAGACCACGTGAAGACGGATCGCCGCGATGCGCTTCGCCTGGCGCAGTTGCTCCGGGCGGGTGAGCTGACACCGGTCTGGGTTCCCGGAAAAGAGGACGAGGCGCTGAGGGATCTGGTGCGAGCAAGAGAGAGTGCGAAGCGGGACCTGCGGCGAGCCCGTCAGGAGATCAGCAGCTTTCTCCTGCGACACGGCATCGAGGCTCCGAAAGGGACCAGGCGCTGGTCGAAGACGTTTCTACGCTGGCTGGATACCGTGAGCTTCGCGCAAAGGGCGACCCAGGTGGCGTTTCAAGAGTACCTGCGGGCGGCGCATGAGGCGGCCGGCCGGGTGGAGCGCCTGGAGGCGGAGATCCACGCGGTGGCCACCGAAAGCGACCGTGCTCCCGTGATCCAGGCATTGCAAGCCCTGAAGGGTGTTCGGGAGATCACGGCGGTGACGGTGGTGGCGGAGGTCGGGGAGTTCTCCTGGTTCGGCAGCCCAGCCCAGCTGATGGCATACAGCGGCACGGTCCCCCGTGAGTCGTCAAGCGGGGCGCGGGTCCATCGAACCGGCATCACCAAGACGGGTAACGCGCACCTGCGCTTCGTCCTGGGAGAAGCGGCGTGGGCTTATCGATACAAGCCGGCCGTGAAGGCTCCCTTGCGGGCCCGCCAGCGGGGACTCGATCCTGAGACCACGGCCATCGCCTTGAAGGCACAGGAACGCTTGCACCGGAAGTACTGGCGACTCATCAGTCGAGGCAAGCCGAGCGGCGTTGCAGCCACAGCGGTGGCTCGAGAACTCCTCGGTTTCATGTGGGCGATCGCCTGCCCTGTTGAGGCTCAGAGGCAGAAAGTGGCTGCCTAA
- a CDS encoding aminotransferase class IV, producing MYVWMNRVVGARLVDAIPCDPGWLVPAEEAAASPFDRGLLLGDGLFETILVRHGLAPLLPFHEERLAEGCRLLGYPPPPALGGVLEALISHGGLREGVIRVTCTRGEGPRGYRPPEVPDPFCVAALLPPSSAPEAPWRAVVSDVPTVPHPILSRIKHTSALARIVALREAEGRDADEVLFCTPAGAVVEGTATNIFWVTEGALHTPAVEATGCLPGVGRRWVIEWAENAGVRVHQGVFPLAVAGEADEAFLTNAVRGPIPLGEVVGHRRWEAPGPLTARLMAAWRDMADRSGPP from the coding sequence ATGTACGTCTGGATGAACCGGGTCGTGGGCGCCCGTCTGGTGGATGCGATACCCTGCGACCCGGGGTGGTTGGTCCCGGCGGAAGAGGCAGCTGCGTCCCCCTTCGACAGGGGTCTCCTCCTCGGCGACGGGCTCTTCGAAACGATCCTGGTCCGGCACGGTCTGGCGCCGCTCCTGCCCTTTCACGAAGAGCGGCTGGCCGAAGGATGCCGTCTCCTGGGGTATCCTCCACCGCCCGCGCTCGGGGGCGTCCTCGAGGCCCTGATCTCCCACGGGGGCCTGCGCGAGGGCGTGATCCGGGTGACCTGCACCCGGGGCGAAGGCCCCCGCGGGTACCGGCCGCCGGAGGTGCCCGACCCCTTCTGCGTTGCCGCGCTCCTTCCGCCGAGCAGCGCGCCGGAGGCCCCCTGGCGGGCCGTCGTCTCCGACGTCCCGACGGTGCCCCATCCCATTCTCAGCCGAATCAAGCACACTTCGGCCCTGGCGCGGATCGTCGCCCTGCGTGAAGCAGAAGGACGCGATGCCGACGAAGTGCTCTTTTGCACCCCGGCCGGCGCGGTGGTGGAGGGCACCGCCACCAACATCTTCTGGGTCACGGAAGGTGCTCTCCACACGCCGGCGGTCGAGGCCACGGGCTGCCTCCCCGGCGTGGGCCGTCGCTGGGTGATCGAGTGGGCGGAGAACGCAGGCGTCAGGGTACACCAGGGAGTGTTCCCTCTCGCAGTGGCGGGCGAGGCGGACGAGGCCTTTCTGACCAACGCCGTCAGGGGTCCGATCCCGCTGGGCGAAGTGGTCGGACACCGGCGGTGGGAAGCGCCTGGACCGCTGACGGCCCGGCTGATGGCTGCGTGGCGCGACATGGCCGACCGGAGCGGCCCACCTTGA